Proteins encoded by one window of Streptomyces sp. LX-29:
- a CDS encoding acyl carrier protein, translating into MSTAVIEKEALRELVADALDVEVEEVTDEANYIEDLGVDSLMGLEIMVQLEKTFGIKINEEEFKQITNFGQTYELLTRKAA; encoded by the coding sequence ATGTCGACTGCCGTTATCGAGAAGGAAGCACTCCGCGAGCTCGTGGCCGACGCGCTCGACGTCGAGGTCGAGGAGGTCACCGACGAGGCGAACTACATCGAGGATCTCGGCGTCGACTCGCTGATGGGTCTGGAGATCATGGTGCAGCTGGAGAAGACCTTCGGCATCAAGATCAACGAAGAGGAGTTCAAGCAGATCACGAACTTCGGGCAGACCTACGAGCTGCTCACCCGGAAAGCCGCCTGA
- a CDS encoding nucleotidyltransferase family protein: MNGDAHSSTLSAAGRSQPIRPTQAVILAGGQGSRLRPYTDDRPKPMVEIPGTGTPIIGHQLEWLAAEGVTDAVISCGHLADVLRNWLDAADLPLRVTTVVEPEPLGRGGGLKYAAASLPHSDQPWYATNGDIWTRFSLRDMADFHRERDALATLALARPRIPWGAVETDEFGHVLDFIEAPPSPYLINAGVYVFSAEFTALLPDHGDHERTTFPRLARERRLAGFPLPHGAYWRAIDTAKDLTEAARELAAARS; this comes from the coding sequence ATGAATGGTGATGCCCACAGTTCCACCCTGTCGGCCGCGGGGCGGTCGCAGCCGATACGCCCCACACAGGCCGTCATCCTGGCCGGTGGCCAGGGATCGCGGCTGCGCCCGTACACCGACGACCGGCCGAAGCCGATGGTGGAGATCCCGGGCACCGGGACCCCGATCATCGGCCACCAGCTGGAGTGGCTGGCGGCCGAGGGCGTCACCGACGCGGTCATCTCCTGCGGCCACCTCGCCGACGTGCTGCGGAACTGGCTCGACGCGGCGGACCTCCCGCTGCGGGTCACCACGGTCGTCGAGCCCGAGCCGCTCGGCCGCGGCGGCGGACTGAAGTACGCCGCCGCCTCGCTCCCCCACTCCGACCAGCCCTGGTACGCCACCAACGGCGACATCTGGACCCGCTTCTCCCTGCGCGACATGGCGGACTTCCACCGCGAGCGCGACGCGCTGGCCACCCTCGCGCTCGCCCGCCCGCGGATTCCCTGGGGCGCGGTGGAGACCGACGAGTTCGGCCACGTCCTCGACTTCATCGAGGCACCGCCGTCCCCCTACCTGATCAACGCGGGCGTCTACGTCTTCTCCGCCGAGTTCACCGCGCTCCTCCCCGACCACGGCGACCATGAGCGGACCACCTTCCCGCGGCTGGCCCGCGAACGCCGGCTGGCCGGCTTCCCGCTGCCGCACGGCGCCTACTGGCGGGCCATCGACACGGCGAAGGACCTGACGGAGGCCGCCCGGGAGCTGGCCGCGGCCCGGAGCTGA
- a CDS encoding MMPL family transporter — MFAWLGQFVVRARRAILVAGLVLIAAVGMWGMGVSETGVLSQGGLEDKSSESYRAMERMKSEVGRQDSDVLVLYSQPGTSVDNPEFKQSVTAALEKTRSSPEVEHVESYYDAGLPPSTREALVSDDHEATYAVVRLKGADDDQRMTSYLDLKDAEGGNPLVVPGDEITTQLGGLRPMLDDVNSGITDGLTIIEVVTVPVLFLLLLFVFRSVVAALVPVVVAVIALVFGMAAIRALNEATTISVFSLNVLMFMALGLAVDYGLFMVSRFREELAAGREVGPAVVRTMRTAGRTVLVSGVTVTLALTGLLVFPQAYVRSMAWGGLVGAFFAMVASLTVLPAFLAVIGRKVDALRVPLPRRRREPEGAPETGGWGAVARFVMRRPAVVTVLTVGGLLVLAVPVSGVTFGTSDERTLAKDAPSRVVADRLDDEFAFDARKSLYVLVSGVEGGERQARSAAQELAGRIRSVEGVDAPTVGVVGARAEGGTGSAVVVANHQGEWTSGQARDVVGDIRGLKAPDGAEVLVGGMAADLKDQRSALASHLPLMAAVIIVITMLFMFLAFGSLLVPLMSVVLNIVSIAAAFGPIVLIFQDGHLSGLLDFTSSGFVTGMEPVMMLAFAFGLSMDYSVFLMSRIREEWDTTGDAEQAVVAGVQRTGGIITSAAVLLAVTIGSFALVEVRDMKFIAVGMFIIILLDATVVRLLLVPAVLKLLGPAAWWAPKPLRRFYASYGIKETDGEPAEAAPALSGRH; from the coding sequence GTGTTTGCTTGGCTGGGGCAGTTTGTGGTGCGGGCACGCCGGGCGATTCTCGTCGCCGGGTTGGTGCTCATCGCAGCCGTCGGCATGTGGGGAATGGGCGTCTCGGAAACCGGCGTCCTGAGCCAGGGCGGTCTCGAAGACAAGAGCAGCGAATCCTATCGGGCCATGGAGCGGATGAAGTCCGAGGTGGGCCGGCAGGATTCCGACGTACTGGTGCTGTATTCACAACCCGGCACCTCCGTCGATAATCCAGAATTCAAACAGTCGGTGACCGCGGCGCTGGAGAAGACGCGGAGCAGCCCGGAGGTCGAGCACGTCGAGTCGTACTACGACGCCGGACTGCCGCCCTCGACGCGGGAGGCGCTGGTCTCCGATGACCACGAGGCCACCTACGCGGTGGTGCGGCTCAAGGGCGCCGACGACGACCAGCGCATGACCTCGTACCTGGACCTGAAGGACGCCGAGGGCGGCAACCCGCTGGTGGTGCCGGGGGACGAGATCACCACCCAGCTGGGCGGCCTGCGGCCGATGCTGGACGACGTCAACAGCGGGATCACCGACGGGCTGACCATCATCGAGGTGGTCACGGTCCCGGTGCTGTTCCTGCTGCTGCTGTTCGTCTTCCGCAGCGTGGTCGCGGCGCTGGTGCCGGTGGTCGTCGCGGTCATCGCGCTGGTCTTCGGCATGGCCGCGATCAGGGCGTTGAACGAGGCCACCACCATCTCGGTCTTCTCGCTGAACGTGCTGATGTTCATGGCGCTCGGCCTGGCGGTGGACTACGGCCTCTTCATGGTCAGCCGGTTCCGTGAGGAGTTGGCCGCGGGCCGGGAGGTGGGACCCGCGGTCGTGCGCACCATGCGCACCGCCGGGCGGACCGTCCTGGTCTCCGGCGTCACCGTCACCCTCGCCCTGACCGGCCTGCTGGTCTTCCCGCAGGCGTATGTGCGCTCCATGGCCTGGGGCGGGCTGGTCGGCGCCTTCTTCGCGATGGTCGCCTCGCTCACCGTGCTGCCCGCCTTCCTCGCCGTCATCGGGCGGAAGGTGGACGCGCTGCGGGTGCCGCTGCCGCGCCGCCGCCGTGAGCCGGAGGGGGCGCCGGAGACCGGCGGCTGGGGCGCGGTGGCGCGCTTCGTGATGCGGCGCCCGGCGGTCGTCACCGTGCTCACCGTGGGCGGTCTGCTGGTGCTCGCGGTGCCGGTGTCCGGGGTGACCTTCGGCACCAGCGACGAGCGCACGCTGGCGAAGGACGCGCCCAGCCGGGTGGTGGCCGACCGGCTGGACGACGAGTTCGCCTTCGACGCCCGCAAGTCGCTGTATGTGCTGGTCTCCGGTGTCGAGGGCGGCGAGCGCCAGGCGCGCTCCGCGGCGCAGGAGCTGGCCGGTCGGATCCGGTCGGTCGAGGGCGTGGACGCCCCGACCGTGGGCGTCGTGGGCGCCCGGGCGGAGGGCGGCACCGGTTCTGCCGTGGTCGTCGCCAACCACCAGGGGGAGTGGACCTCCGGGCAGGCGCGGGACGTGGTCGGCGACATCCGCGGGCTCAAGGCGCCGGACGGCGCCGAGGTGCTGGTGGGCGGCATGGCCGCCGATCTGAAGGACCAGCGCTCCGCGCTCGCCTCGCACCTGCCGCTGATGGCCGCCGTCATCATCGTGATCACGATGCTCTTCATGTTCCTGGCGTTCGGCTCGCTGCTGGTGCCGCTGATGTCGGTGGTGCTCAACATCGTCTCCATCGCGGCCGCGTTCGGTCCGATCGTGCTGATCTTCCAGGACGGGCATCTCTCCGGGCTGCTGGACTTCACCTCCTCCGGCTTCGTCACCGGCATGGAACCGGTGATGATGCTGGCCTTCGCCTTCGGTCTGTCCATGGACTACTCGGTGTTCCTGATGTCCCGCATCCGCGAGGAGTGGGACACCACGGGCGACGCCGAGCAGGCGGTGGTGGCCGGGGTGCAGCGCACCGGCGGGATCATCACCTCCGCGGCCGTGCTGCTCGCGGTGACCATCGGCTCCTTCGCCCTGGTCGAGGTGCGCGACATGAAGTTCATCGCGGTCGGGATGTTCATCATCATCCTGCTCGACGCCACCGTGGTGCGACTGCTGCTGGTGCCCGCCGTCCTCAAGCTGCTGGGTCCGGCCGCCTGGTGGGCGCCGAAGCCGCTGCGCCGCTTCTACGCCTCGTACGGCATCAAGGAGACCGACGGCGAACCGGCGGAAGCGGCGCCGGCTTTGAGTGGCCGACACTGA
- the ugpC gene encoding sn-glycerol-3-phosphate ABC transporter ATP-binding protein UgpC — protein sequence MATVTYDKATRIYPGSDKPAVDQLEIAIEDGEFLVLVGPSGCGKSTSLRMLAGLEDVNGGAIRIGDRDVTHLPPKDRDIAMVFQNYALYPHMTVAQNMGFALKIAGVNKTEIRQKVEDAARILDLTEYLDRKPKALSGGQRQRVAMGRAIVREPQVFLMDEPLSNLDAKLRVQTRTQIAGLQRRLGITTVYVTHDQVEAMTMGDRVAVLKDGLLQQIDSPRNMYDRPANLFVAGFIGSPAMNLVEVPITDGGVKFGNSVVPVSREALGAAADKGDRTVTVGIRPEHFDVVEQGGDAGTSVSKDAPAGLAVTVNVVEELGADGYVYGTAEVGGAVKDLVVRVNGRQVPAKGSVVHVVPRPGETHVFCTSSGERLTD from the coding sequence ATGGCTACGGTCACGTACGACAAGGCGACCCGGATCTACCCGGGGAGCGACAAGCCCGCCGTCGACCAGCTCGAGATCGCCATCGAAGACGGCGAGTTCCTGGTCCTCGTCGGCCCCTCGGGCTGCGGCAAGTCCACCTCGCTGCGCATGCTCGCGGGCCTGGAGGACGTCAACGGGGGCGCCATCCGCATCGGCGACCGCGACGTCACGCACCTGCCGCCGAAGGACCGGGACATCGCCATGGTGTTCCAGAACTACGCGCTCTACCCGCACATGACCGTGGCCCAGAACATGGGCTTCGCGCTCAAGATCGCCGGTGTGAACAAGACCGAGATCCGGCAGAAGGTCGAGGACGCGGCGCGCATCCTGGACCTCACCGAGTACCTGGACCGCAAGCCCAAGGCGCTCTCCGGCGGCCAGCGCCAGCGCGTGGCGATGGGCCGTGCCATCGTCCGCGAACCGCAGGTCTTCCTCATGGACGAGCCGCTGTCCAACCTGGACGCCAAGCTGCGCGTGCAGACCCGTACCCAGATCGCCGGCCTCCAGCGCCGCCTGGGGATCACCACCGTCTACGTCACCCACGACCAGGTCGAGGCGATGACCATGGGCGACCGGGTGGCCGTGCTCAAGGACGGGCTGCTCCAGCAGATCGACTCCCCGCGCAACATGTACGACCGCCCCGCCAACCTCTTCGTGGCCGGCTTCATCGGCTCCCCCGCCATGAACCTGGTCGAGGTGCCGATCACCGACGGTGGGGTGAAGTTCGGCAACAGCGTCGTGCCGGTCTCCCGGGAGGCGCTGGGCGCCGCGGCCGACAAGGGCGACCGCACGGTCACCGTCGGCATCCGCCCCGAGCACTTCGACGTGGTCGAGCAGGGCGGCGACGCGGGCACGTCGGTCTCCAAGGACGCCCCGGCCGGGCTCGCCGTGACCGTCAACGTCGTCGAGGAGCTCGGCGCCGACGGCTATGTCTACGGCACCGCCGAGGTCGGCGGCGCGGTCAAGGACCTGGTGGTCCGGGTCAACGGCCGCCAGGTCCCGGCCAAGGGCTCGGTGGTGCACGTGGTCCCGCGTCCGGGTGAGACCCACGTCTTCTGCACCTCCTCCGGCGAGCGCCTGACCGACTGA
- a CDS encoding LuxR family transcriptional regulator, with protein sequence MSNAAPSGASAERGRLHRAMDRRTAAAADDRQIEDDIAQELMAVRELIETTVVKHRVRQSRSHWVSAVDTHDEEMVAAGDQLIGTARRSIDVVYAVADPSHSRVVRTVLTRWLTTGPRNVRTRMLCNRSTVDRPLIRAYAEAGRPLEVRVARVPMLSALMVDGRESLVCADVPGGSEASSIRDSGVIETIAVLFEGLWRSAVVVTDEIDFGDRARTKMVRQILEWLRLGVTDEVAARELAVSVRTYRRCVAEIMTLLEANSRFQAGVRAAELGLLPPSNAAEPPSRRG encoded by the coding sequence GTGAGCAACGCCGCACCGTCCGGAGCGAGCGCCGAGCGTGGCCGGCTCCACCGCGCCATGGACCGTCGGACGGCCGCGGCCGCCGACGACCGGCAGATCGAGGACGACATCGCGCAGGAACTCATGGCCGTCCGAGAGCTCATCGAGACGACCGTCGTCAAGCACCGTGTCCGGCAGTCCCGTTCGCACTGGGTCTCCGCCGTCGACACCCATGACGAGGAGATGGTGGCCGCCGGCGACCAGCTCATCGGCACGGCGCGCAGGTCCATCGACGTGGTGTACGCGGTGGCCGACCCCTCGCACTCGCGGGTCGTGCGGACCGTGCTCACCCGCTGGCTGACCACCGGCCCGAGGAACGTGCGCACCCGGATGCTGTGCAACCGGTCCACCGTCGACCGGCCGCTGATCCGCGCCTACGCGGAGGCCGGCCGCCCGCTGGAGGTGCGGGTGGCCCGGGTGCCGATGCTCTCCGCGCTGATGGTGGACGGCCGTGAGTCCCTGGTCTGCGCCGATGTGCCCGGCGGCAGCGAGGCGTCCTCGATCCGCGACAGCGGGGTCATCGAGACGATCGCGGTGCTGTTCGAGGGGCTGTGGCGCAGCGCCGTGGTGGTCACGGACGAGATCGACTTCGGTGACCGGGCGCGCACCAAGATGGTGCGGCAGATCCTGGAGTGGCTGCGGCTCGGCGTCACCGACGAGGTGGCGGCGCGCGAGCTGGCGGTGTCGGTGCGCACCTACCGGCGCTGCGTCGCCGAGATCATGACACTGCTGGAGGCGAACTCCCGGTTCCAGGCCGGGGTGCGCGCCGCGGAGCTGGGGCTGCTGCCGCCGTCGAACGCGGCGGAGCCGCCGAGCAGACGCGGCTGA
- a CDS encoding IclR family transcriptional regulator C-terminal domain-containing protein, whose translation MTTVISEQTLSGVGVLDKASLLLGVLEKGPASLSRLVSDTGLKRPTVHRLVLALERLRLLARDAQGRFILGPRLGVMAVQACQDRLVTVAEPVLSELRDRTGANARLYRRHGNVRVCVAEAQAYGSPAGHDRAAVGAAFPMSAGPASQVLLAWERPDELNAGLRGAQFTAAVLSGVRRQGWAQSIGGREHPGAAVAAPVRDPGGRVVAAVSISGPTTRLTTAPGRRYGGAVVDAAIRIAGGFVP comes from the coding sequence GTGACGACAGTGATTTCCGAGCAGACGCTGAGCGGAGTCGGCGTCCTCGACAAGGCGTCGCTCTTACTGGGGGTTCTGGAGAAGGGGCCGGCGTCGTTGTCGCGGCTCGTCTCCGACACCGGGCTGAAGCGCCCCACCGTGCACCGGCTGGTGTTGGCGCTGGAGCGGCTGCGGCTGCTGGCGCGCGACGCGCAGGGGCGGTTCATCCTCGGCCCGCGGCTGGGTGTGATGGCGGTCCAGGCGTGCCAGGACCGTCTGGTGACGGTGGCCGAGCCGGTGCTGTCGGAGCTGCGGGACCGCACCGGGGCCAACGCCCGGCTCTATCGCCGCCACGGCAATGTGCGGGTGTGCGTCGCCGAGGCCCAGGCGTACGGCAGTCCGGCCGGCCACGACCGGGCGGCGGTCGGCGCCGCGTTCCCGATGAGCGCCGGCCCCGCCTCCCAGGTGCTGCTCGCCTGGGAGCGCCCGGACGAGCTCAACGCGGGCCTGCGCGGCGCGCAGTTCACCGCGGCGGTGCTGTCCGGGGTGCGGCGCCAGGGGTGGGCGCAGAGCATCGGCGGGCGGGAGCACCCGGGCGCCGCGGTGGCCGCTCCGGTGCGTGATCCGGGGGGCCGGGTGGTGGCCGCGGTGTCGATCTCCGGGCCGACCACCCGGCTGACCACGGCGCCGGGACGGCGATACGGCGGCGCGGTGGTGGACGCGGCGATCCGTATCGCCGGCGGATTCGTCCCGTAG
- a CDS encoding acyl carrier protein has translation MSQERETRIQTIKEIVCDILEIEEDEVTQDSLFKEDHDADSLRAIEILAALEKEFSVVIDQSELPRMVNLKGVYEVVAESAGW, from the coding sequence ATGTCCCAAGAGCGTGAGACGCGCATCCAGACCATCAAGGAGATTGTCTGCGACATCCTTGAGATCGAAGAGGACGAGGTCACCCAGGACAGCCTCTTCAAGGAGGACCACGACGCGGACTCGCTGCGCGCCATCGAGATCCTGGCCGCGCTGGAGAAGGAGTTCAGCGTCGTCATCGACCAGTCCGAGCTGCCGCGCATGGTGAACCTCAAGGGCGTGTACGAGGTCGTGGCGGAGTCCGCCGGCTGGTGA
- a CDS encoding DUF3995 domain-containing protein, translating into MITTAAAWIAAIALLAIGLLHVVWAFSPWPFESTEIFVKSVFGAKDGAWPFPAALSAVMGLIIIVAAVVPLMVNDTVPQLGPSWMRTVAIYGLAVALLGRGLGGYAMNSGSAEEFSRLNSAVYSPLCIALGLLVGVVALSN; encoded by the coding sequence ATGATCACCACTGCGGCCGCTTGGATCGCGGCAATCGCCCTGCTGGCGATCGGCCTTCTGCATGTGGTCTGGGCGTTCTCGCCGTGGCCCTTTGAAAGCACCGAGATATTCGTCAAGTCCGTCTTCGGCGCGAAGGACGGGGCCTGGCCCTTCCCCGCCGCGCTCTCCGCCGTGATGGGCCTGATCATCATCGTCGCCGCGGTCGTGCCGCTGATGGTCAACGACACGGTTCCGCAGCTGGGCCCGAGCTGGATGCGCACCGTCGCGATCTACGGCCTGGCCGTGGCGCTGCTGGGCCGTGGGCTCGGCGGCTACGCCATGAACAGCGGCTCCGCCGAGGAGTTCAGCCGGCTCAACTCGGCCGTCTACTCGCCGTTGTGCATCGCCCTGGGGCTGCTGGTGGGTGTGGTGGCGCTCTCCAACTGA
- a CDS encoding LuxR family transcriptional regulator has protein sequence MDEAYDGREAFGAYGSHETDGALDAQGTHDELERSLLEVCALIEQTVDKHRDRRAQPALVYEVSAGSADHAALARELIAGATESVEAVLAGEPGRRWATHGSLHELTVAGLVEAATRVLCTRATFDPELLRRLPAWKGRPAVRVSGMPTLEVLIVDERAALVCVDSGSGGAASLIHAPSVIRGLHTLFERVWRTAMEPTGPVGLNDGARTRLNRRILEQLRAGVTDEVAARELAVSVRTYRRYVAELMARLGATSRFQAGVLAAEYGLLPAPTAFPAPASAPASAPTSAPASGPVPVDRRPSAGS, from the coding sequence ATGGACGAGGCATACGACGGGCGCGAGGCGTTCGGTGCCTATGGGTCACACGAGACGGACGGGGCGCTCGACGCACAGGGCACCCACGACGAGCTGGAGCGTTCGCTGCTGGAGGTCTGCGCCCTGATCGAGCAGACCGTCGACAAGCACCGGGATCGGCGCGCCCAGCCGGCCCTGGTGTACGAGGTGTCGGCCGGCAGCGCCGACCACGCCGCGCTCGCCCGCGAGCTGATCGCCGGCGCGACCGAGAGCGTGGAGGCGGTGCTCGCCGGGGAGCCGGGGCGCCGCTGGGCCACCCACGGCAGCCTGCACGAGCTGACGGTGGCCGGCCTGGTCGAGGCGGCCACCCGGGTGCTGTGCACCCGCGCCACCTTCGACCCGGAGCTGCTGCGGCGGCTGCCGGCGTGGAAGGGGCGACCCGCGGTGCGGGTCAGCGGGATGCCGACCCTGGAGGTGCTGATCGTCGACGAGCGGGCGGCGCTGGTCTGCGTCGACTCCGGTTCCGGCGGCGCCGCCTCCCTGATCCACGCGCCCTCGGTGATCCGCGGACTGCACACCCTCTTCGAGCGGGTGTGGCGGACGGCCATGGAGCCGACCGGGCCGGTCGGACTGAACGACGGCGCCCGCACCCGGCTCAACCGGCGCATCCTGGAGCAGTTACGGGCCGGGGTGACCGACGAGGTGGCGGCGCGCGAGCTGGCGGTGTCGGTGCGCACCTACCGTCGCTACGTGGCGGAGCTGATGGCCCGGCTGGGCGCCACCTCCCGCTTCCAGGCGGGGGTGTTGGCCGCCGAGTACGGCCTGCTGCCGGCCCCCACGGCCTTCCCCGCCCCGGCCTCCGCCCCGGCCTCCGCGCCGACATCTGCCCCGGCTTCCGGTCCTGTTCCTGTCGACCGCCGCCCGTCCGCTGGCAGTTAG
- a CDS encoding LuxR C-terminal-related transcriptional regulator has product MIDLSLPSRPAESIPDTPDTLERVLLQARALIESTVTARRSAPGSRALFEIRPEGQAVVDTTTRLIGRARHSVSIALPGGCELQVRAVGAAISALGAAGRRGVTVRLLCSPRMIGSALVRDASAAGCEVRVVTGELQESVIADGRVAMVRSGPERTGRSAAILENPAAVRALDLLFASTWAGAVPLAAGAVLNERLRLETVRKVLQWLCSGQTDEVAARELSVSLRTYRRHVAEIMRALGATSRFQAGVRAVELGLVERG; this is encoded by the coding sequence ATGATCGATCTGTCGCTGCCGTCGCGCCCTGCCGAATCCATCCCGGACACACCCGACACCCTCGAACGCGTGCTGCTCCAGGCCCGCGCACTGATCGAGTCCACGGTGACGGCGCGACGCAGCGCGCCCGGCTCCCGCGCCCTGTTCGAGATACGCCCGGAGGGCCAGGCGGTCGTGGACACCACCACACGGCTCATCGGCCGGGCCCGGCACAGCGTCTCCATCGCCCTGCCCGGCGGCTGTGAGCTCCAGGTGCGGGCGGTGGGGGCCGCCATCTCCGCGCTGGGCGCGGCCGGTCGGCGCGGGGTGACGGTCCGGCTGCTGTGCTCGCCGCGGATGATCGGCAGCGCGCTGGTGCGCGACGCCTCCGCGGCCGGCTGCGAGGTCCGGGTGGTCACCGGCGAGCTCCAGGAGTCCGTGATCGCCGACGGTCGGGTGGCGATGGTGCGCTCCGGGCCCGAGCGCACCGGGCGGAGCGCCGCGATCCTGGAGAACCCGGCCGCGGTGCGGGCGCTGGACCTGCTGTTCGCCAGCACCTGGGCCGGCGCGGTCCCGCTCGCCGCGGGGGCGGTGCTCAACGAGCGGCTGCGGCTGGAGACGGTGCGCAAGGTCCTCCAGTGGCTGTGCTCGGGCCAGACCGACGAGGTGGCCGCCCGGGAGCTCTCGGTCTCGCTGCGCACCTACCGCCGCCATGTCGCGGAGATCATGCGGGCGCTGGGCGCCACCTCCCGTTTCCAGGCCGGGGTGCGGGCCGTGGAACTCGGACTGGTGGAACGCGGCTGA
- a CDS encoding DoxX family protein, producing MSVDTRTPRTPSGGRSSGFDDEPQLIMAKVPCDPAQVIVNHASFRVRLAEPPGGSRLAEDTVRLDSVPAAPRRRPVVWTGRTGPGGDPAAAQLLQAVRHAGGIRGVDAEDVGAATQVLPRVRLDDPPTGVIGPRSPRAEADATAQLPLARSAPGEYPRRAYGEGPGGVGAEAHLGADDEEPRRSRRSGDTVRHAYYPGRRMNLGVVLLPMRIFLGLISIYAGMGKLSDPVYFDGGERGSMVTWLQSLHPWPVASPLRDLALAHPVGAGLTVAFLQVVVGVLTVFGLWQRVAAAIGALLSAALIVTVSWRTVPVYDAPDIIYLAAWSPLIIAGAPVYSMDARLAGEAWRRLGPRVEVWQLRRRVLRRGTVMVSVIAGLTLLFGSMLGGAVRTSDMVNAPGPSDPPTNDLPGSPLPRKSDGGTPRDTQGPAGSTGAPSTRQRTPAPSASVPSSSAPGAVRESGTIGSGNATVGGQPSQTQGAQGAQTAPQAPQPQEQQPAAPETTSAGPSSTGGTGGAGDTGPAATGGGSAPGAGGGGGGGSTSGGGSSGGALGGLLG from the coding sequence ATGAGCGTGGACACCAGAACACCCCGCACGCCTTCGGGGGGACGCTCATCGGGATTTGATGACGAGCCGCAGCTGATCATGGCAAAGGTGCCATGTGATCCGGCACAGGTCATCGTCAATCACGCGAGCTTCCGGGTGCGGCTCGCCGAGCCGCCGGGCGGGAGCCGGTTGGCGGAGGACACGGTCCGGCTGGACTCGGTGCCGGCGGCGCCCCGGCGGCGGCCGGTGGTGTGGACCGGGCGGACCGGGCCGGGCGGCGACCCGGCCGCGGCCCAGCTCCTCCAGGCCGTACGGCACGCGGGCGGCATCCGCGGCGTGGACGCCGAGGACGTGGGGGCGGCCACCCAGGTGCTGCCGCGGGTGCGGCTCGACGACCCGCCCACCGGGGTCATCGGGCCGCGCAGCCCGCGGGCCGAGGCCGATGCCACCGCGCAGCTGCCGCTGGCCCGCAGCGCGCCGGGGGAGTACCCGCGGCGCGCGTACGGCGAGGGGCCGGGCGGTGTGGGCGCCGAGGCCCACCTGGGTGCCGACGACGAGGAGCCGCGGCGGTCGCGGCGGTCGGGCGACACCGTGCGGCACGCGTACTACCCCGGCCGGCGGATGAACCTGGGCGTCGTGCTGCTGCCCATGCGCATCTTCCTGGGCCTCATCTCGATCTACGCGGGCATGGGCAAGCTCTCCGACCCCGTCTACTTCGACGGCGGCGAGCGCGGCTCGATGGTCACCTGGCTGCAGTCCCTGCACCCCTGGCCGGTGGCCTCCCCGCTGCGTGACCTCGCCCTCGCGCACCCGGTCGGCGCCGGGCTGACCGTGGCGTTCCTCCAGGTCGTGGTCGGCGTGCTCACCGTCTTCGGGCTCTGGCAGCGGGTCGCCGCCGCGATCGGCGCGCTGCTGTCCGCCGCGTTGATCGTGACCGTCAGCTGGCGCACCGTCCCCGTCTACGACGCTCCCGACATCATCTACCTCGCTGCCTGGAGCCCGTTGATCATCGCGGGTGCCCCGGTGTACTCCATGGACGCCCGGCTCGCCGGCGAGGCATGGCGGCGGCTCGGGCCGCGTGTCGAGGTGTGGCAGCTGCGCCGTCGGGTGCTGCGCCGGGGCACCGTCATGGTCTCCGTCATCGCCGGGCTGACCCTGCTCTTCGGCTCGATGCTGGGTGGCGCCGTGCGCACCTCCGACATGGTGAACGCGCCCGGCCCCAGCGACCCCCCGACCAACGACCTGCCCGGCTCGCCGCTGCCCCGCAAGTCCGACGGCGGCACTCCGCGCGACACCCAGGGGCCGGCCGGGTCGACCGGCGCCCCGTCGACCCGCCAGCGCACCCCGGCCCCCTCGGCCTCGGTCCCGTCGTCCTCCGCGCCGGGCGCGGTGCGCGAGTCGGGCACCATCGGCTCCGGGAACGCCACCGTCGGCGGTCAGCCGAGCCAGACCCAGGGCGCGCAGGGTGCGCAGACCGCGCCGCAGGCCCCGCAGCCGCAGGAGCAGCAGCCCGCCGCCCCGGAGACCACCTCCGCCGGCCCCTCCTCCACCGGCGGCACCGGTGGTGCCGGCGACACCGGCCCCGCCGCCACCGGCGGTGGCAGCGCCCCGGGCGCGGGCGGCGGCGGTGGCGGCGGCTCCACCTCCGGCGGCGGCTCCAGCGGCGGCGCGCTGGGCGGGCTGCTCGGCTAG